Proteins encoded by one window of Cyanobacteria bacterium GSL.Bin1:
- a CDS encoding DUF488 family protein, whose product MTNQVKLFTIGFTKKSAQKFFETLKESGVKRVIDTRLNNVSQLAGFTKKKDLEYFLKTINNVDYVHILDLAPTKDILDEYKKQKVDWSVYEQKFLKLIAERQIEKKLSPDLTDGACLLCSEAKPHYCHRRLVAEYLSDKWGNVSICHL is encoded by the coding sequence ATGACAAATCAAGTCAAGTTATTTACAATCGGTTTCACAAAGAAAAGCGCACAAAAGTTCTTTGAAACTCTTAAGGAATCAGGTGTTAAACGAGTTATTGATACTCGTTTAAATAATGTTTCTCAGTTAGCAGGATTTACCAAAAAAAAAGATTTAGAGTATTTCCTTAAAACTATTAATAATGTCGATTATGTTCATATTTTAGATCTAGCACCAACTAAAGATATTCTTGACGAGTATAAGAAACAGAAGGTGGACTGGTCAGTGTACGAACAAAAGTTTTTAAAGTTGATAGCTGAGCGTCAAATTGAAAAGAAACTTTCTCCTGATTTGACTGATGGTGCTTGTTTACTTTGCAGTGAAGCAAAGCCTCATTACTGTCATCGTCGATTAGTTGCGGAATACTTAAGCGATAAATGGGGAAATGTCAGCATATGTCATCTTTGA
- a CDS encoding NAD(P)H-binding protein, which yields MNQRKSWDITRFIKTLTYFDVLPLLSRFPGVKQMILGNQSTSEPTVTPQTGTILVVGATGGVGKRVVKQLQQQNYPIRALVRSIERARSILGDDLEFYEGDITIPESLKPELMANVTAVICCTGTRIQPVEGDTPNRDKYYQGVKFYEPEVAESTPEAVEYKGIKTLVQLAAELITDNTDLPIFDFRKATKEVQSIWGALDDVVMGGVSASALFLENNKAVFAGTVSTENNGGFSSVRTRNFEPNLNLSEYKGIYLRVKGDGNRYKFFLRCDSRWDGIGYAYSFDTQKDTWIDVYVPFTELTPVFRAKTMDDAPPFNSAEVDSMQLMLSKFEYDKALNPHFQPGSFRLEVEQIAAYGGKVTPQWIMISSAGVTRPGRPGLDLSQEPPAVQMNDQLGGLLTWKLAGENAIRESGLRYTIIRPCALTEETEPETLYFEQGDSLKGQVSRETIAHLCVELLKAPQAINKTFEVSRTSAADFSENWQEQLSQLQPDS from the coding sequence ATGAATCAACGAAAATCTTGGGACATCACTCGTTTCATCAAAACCTTAACCTACTTTGATGTTCTTCCCCTTCTTAGCCGCTTTCCCGGAGTTAAACAAATGATCTTAGGCAATCAATCCACTTCTGAACCCACTGTTACTCCCCAAACCGGAACCATTCTGGTTGTGGGTGCAACCGGAGGTGTGGGGAAGCGGGTTGTCAAACAACTCCAACAACAAAACTATCCGATTCGTGCTTTAGTTCGCAGTATCGAACGAGCCCGTTCTATTTTAGGAGATGACCTTGAATTTTATGAAGGAGATATCACGATTCCCGAAAGCCTGAAACCAGAACTGATGGCAAATGTCACTGCTGTTATTTGTTGTACAGGAACGCGCATTCAACCCGTTGAAGGAGACACTCCTAACCGTGACAAGTACTATCAAGGCGTCAAATTTTACGAACCAGAGGTCGCCGAATCGACACCAGAAGCAGTGGAATATAAGGGAATTAAGACGCTCGTTCAACTGGCTGCAGAATTGATTACCGACAACACTGATCTCCCCATTTTCGATTTCAGAAAGGCAACCAAAGAAGTTCAAAGCATCTGGGGTGCTTTAGATGATGTTGTGATGGGAGGTGTCAGTGCAAGCGCGCTTTTCTTAGAAAACAATAAAGCTGTTTTTGCCGGAACAGTTTCCACTGAGAATAATGGCGGTTTTAGTTCAGTGCGAACCCGTAACTTTGAACCCAACCTTAATTTATCGGAATACAAAGGAATTTATTTACGCGTCAAAGGAGATGGCAACCGGTATAAATTCTTTCTCCGTTGTGATAGCCGTTGGGATGGGATTGGTTATGCGTATTCTTTTGATACCCAAAAAGACACTTGGATCGATGTTTATGTTCCTTTTACCGAATTAACCCCTGTCTTTCGTGCCAAAACCATGGATGATGCCCCTCCATTCAACTCAGCAGAAGTTGATTCCATGCAGTTGATGCTAAGTAAGTTTGAATATGACAAAGCACTCAATCCCCATTTTCAACCAGGGAGTTTTCGTCTAGAAGTTGAACAAATTGCCGCTTATGGTGGAAAAGTAACACCGCAATGGATTATGATTAGTTCTGCTGGTGTCACTCGACCCGGACGCCCTGGTCTGGATCTCAGCCAGGAACCCCCAGCGGTGCAAATGAATGACCAGTTAGGCGGACTTTTAACCTGGAAGTTAGCAGGAGAAAATGCAATTCGAGAGAGTGGGTTACGTTATACGATTATTCGTCCTTGCGCCTTAACTGAAGAAACAGAACCCGAAACTTTGTACTTTGAACAAGGAGATAGTTTAAAGGGTCAAGTCAGTCGAGAAACAATTGCGCATTTATGTGTCGAACTGCTAAAAGCCCCCCAAGCGATTAATAAAACGTTTGAAGTCTCAAGAACTTCCGCCGCTGATTTTTCAGAAAATTGGCAAGAACAGCTCTCACAATTACAGCCAGATTCGTAG
- a CDS encoding heavy metal-binding domain-containing protein produces the protein MLTTTTDSLQGQTIEEYLDVVTAEVVYGSNALRDFFAGFRDFFGGRTGSYEKLFTKGQRKAVDELAERAEKLGADAVIGIKVDTGTINIDEEGALLVITATGTAVKLG, from the coding sequence ATGTTAACCACAACAACAGACAGTCTCCAAGGACAAACAATTGAAGAATATTTAGACGTTGTCACGGCAGAAGTAGTTTATGGTAGCAACGCTTTAAGAGACTTTTTTGCGGGCTTCCGTGATTTTTTTGGTGGACGTACCGGAAGTTATGAAAAACTTTTTACCAAAGGACAGAGAAAAGCAGTAGACGAACTGGCAGAAAGAGCGGAAAAATTGGGTGCAGATGCCGTCATTGGCATTAAAGTCGATACCGGAACGATTAATATTGATGAAGAAGGCGCCTTGTTAGTGATTACAGCTACAGGGACTGCCGTCAAGCTAGGTTAA
- a CDS encoding DUF488 family protein produces the protein MELFSIGHSNHEIDVFICLLKQHGITAIADVRSNPYSRFLKQFNRENLQQILAQEGIHYVFLGKELGARPNNPECYVDGKAVYEKIARTEGFYKGIQRLLKGLEKYRISLMCAEKDPITCHRAILVCQHLRCFDISINHILKNGDLQDHKSLEEKLLFKHGFKQFSEAPQVQLSLFPQNTLLSREECLKEAYKLQGDEIAYVEKETNKDDDKSSQVIYNRFHKEKRTKVL, from the coding sequence ATGGAACTGTTCAGCATCGGTCACTCTAATCATGAGATAGATGTGTTTATCTGTCTTCTAAAGCAGCATGGGATAACTGCTATTGCTGATGTCCGCTCCAACCCGTATAGTCGCTTTTTGAAACAGTTCAACAGAGAAAATTTACAACAAATCCTTGCTCAAGAGGGGATACACTATGTGTTTCTTGGAAAGGAACTAGGTGCAAGACCTAATAATCCAGAATGCTATGTTGATGGGAAAGCAGTCTATGAAAAAATTGCTAGAACTGAGGGGTTTTATAAAGGAATTCAAAGACTTTTGAAGGGTTTAGAGAAATATAGGATTTCTCTCATGTGTGCAGAAAAGGACCCTATAACTTGTCATAGGGCTATATTGGTCTGTCAACACTTACGTTGTTTTGACATATCTATTAACCACATTCTGAAAAATGGTGATTTACAGGATCATAAATCTTTAGAAGAAAAACTTCTTTTTAAGCATGGTTTCAAACAGTTTTCAGAAGCTCCTCAAGTTCAGCTTTCATTATTTCCTCAAAACACTTTACTATCTAGAGAAGAATGTTTGAAGGAAGCATATAAACTTCAAGGCGATGAAATTGCTTATGTAGAGAAAGAGACTAATAAGGATGATGACAAATCAAGTCAAGTTATTTACAATCGGTTTCACAAAGAAAAGCGCACAAAAGTTCTTTGA
- a CDS encoding DUF839 domain-containing protein produces the protein MPVSRRKFFFLTGATAVGTALSTSMFKKLHAKTLMSQARAIQGFGQLQPDPNGIFDLPPGFNYRVLSRTGQTMDDGGAVPTAPDGMDSYSDGNGNAILVRNHELSINSEDEVANSFKANPTIPIYDPGAIGGTATLTVGPGNRLQGQRRSLAGTENNCAGGSVKVNSRSSLGSWLSCEETIILPASDNQLQKRHGYVFEVPADAPSDAEPLRAMGRFLHESIAEDPETGYIYETNDDFNELGLYYRFRPNKVGDLRQGGVLEALVIPDMPGVDTTNNNEDTIAVGTKMPVEWVEVPVPDPEDNLQDSGPNNQRKIQHQMLDGQTKVRDVAALFNRTEGSWYDGEGGIVICATDAGPEELGQIWRLDVRNQTLELLAEPRNPEILQSPDNVTVAPWGDIIICEDGDGTDRLIGLTPNGEFYVLGRNGLNTAELAGANFSPDGKTLFLNAPQKGPGVTIAITGPWEKSNSFG, from the coding sequence ATGCCTGTATCCCGACGTAAATTCTTTTTCTTAACAGGGGCAACTGCTGTTGGAACTGCGCTCAGCACTTCTATGTTTAAGAAGCTCCATGCGAAAACACTAATGAGTCAAGCCCGTGCCATTCAAGGGTTTGGCCAACTCCAACCGGACCCCAATGGAATTTTTGATCTACCGCCTGGGTTTAATTACCGTGTTCTGTCCCGAACTGGCCAAACGATGGATGATGGGGGGGCTGTGCCGACTGCTCCTGATGGTATGGATTCTTATAGTGACGGTAATGGCAACGCGATTTTGGTCCGAAACCATGAACTGTCTATCAATAGCGAAGATGAAGTTGCCAACTCATTTAAGGCAAATCCCACCATTCCTATATATGACCCGGGTGCAATTGGTGGAACGGCAACTTTAACAGTCGGTCCTGGTAATCGACTTCAAGGACAACGGCGATCGCTGGCAGGAACGGAGAATAATTGTGCTGGGGGATCGGTTAAAGTTAATTCTCGTTCTTCTCTGGGCTCTTGGCTAAGTTGTGAAGAAACCATTATCCTTCCCGCTAGCGATAATCAGCTACAAAAGCGTCACGGTTACGTCTTTGAAGTCCCTGCTGATGCTCCTAGCGATGCCGAACCCCTCCGTGCGATGGGGCGTTTCCTACACGAATCAATCGCGGAAGATCCCGAAACCGGCTATATTTACGAGACCAACGATGATTTTAATGAGCTGGGGTTATATTACCGCTTCCGTCCCAATAAAGTGGGCGATTTGCGGCAAGGCGGTGTTTTAGAAGCACTCGTTATCCCAGATATGCCTGGTGTTGACACCACCAATAACAATGAAGACACAATTGCTGTCGGTACGAAAATGCCAGTGGAGTGGGTTGAGGTTCCTGTACCCGATCCAGAAGATAACTTGCAAGATAGTGGTCCGAACAACCAGCGCAAAATCCAGCACCAAATGTTAGACGGCCAGACAAAAGTTCGAGATGTGGCAGCACTCTTTAACCGAACTGAAGGAAGCTGGTATGACGGCGAAGGAGGAATCGTTATTTGCGCTACCGATGCCGGTCCAGAAGAATTGGGTCAGATCTGGCGCTTAGATGTCAGAAATCAAACGCTAGAGCTTCTAGCTGAGCCTCGCAATCCTGAGATTCTACAAAGTCCCGATAATGTGACTGTCGCGCCTTGGGGTGACATTATTATCTGTGAAGATGGTGACGGTACGGATCGCTTAATAGGTCTAACACCAAACGGTGAGTTCTATGTGCTTGGTCGCAATGGACTTAACACGGCAGAACTTGCGGGAGCAAACTTCTCACCAGACGGCAAAACGTTATTCCTCAATGCACCGCAAAAAGGCCCTGGTGTAACGATTGCGATTACAGGACCTTGGGAGAAGAGCAATAGCTTTGGCTAG
- a CDS encoding abortive phage infection protein, whose translation MLDLDYTNLVQIIQPYRVSGRVEGSSFLTWFLVNIYRLDILEVQNIVCDGHGDKGIDGIYVNENEECIDVFQSKIVQNSVKTLGDAQLKEFVGSLQQLQTGEGIESMISSTGNTQLKNLLKENKNLFISAKYSIRGIFVTNAKKDSNADSFLKTASEVDIKLEVWDKLLISKMYVPSEKAIPATSEISFDIFGLDYSEYTVGNTAKVVIAPVSAIDLVKMEGIENQQIFDLNLRKGLGKTKVNKDISKSISQPLEHSNFLLYHNGITIICDKLDTSQEGKVKVQGYSVVNGCQTVSSLYQNRQQVSKDLRILTRIIQVSSTKSKLISRITYNSNNQNGIKARDFRSNTQTQVRLQNEINQNYPEYFYEIKRGDSPEKRKVIENTVAGQILLAFDLKRPSSVQRYSKIFDDSHQEIFARPEVTGGRIVVLFDLYEEIEKDLKKIEPALFSGYQITKFFLLYLLSEVLSTDEVGKAFCNKPEDFYQNPTQKYNLWECIHTILGDLIIDLNAEFQEEGGEKFDFKATFKAPKTLNTLAKKVIASHKKLIARQRTESFTQLWNRLNNQNS comes from the coding sequence ATGCTTGACTTAGATTACACAAACCTTGTTCAAATTATTCAACCTTATAGAGTCTCAGGTCGGGTAGAAGGTAGTTCGTTCTTAACTTGGTTTTTAGTTAATATTTATAGACTGGATATTCTAGAGGTTCAGAATATAGTTTGCGATGGGCATGGAGATAAAGGCATCGATGGTATATATGTCAATGAAAATGAGGAGTGCATAGATGTTTTCCAATCAAAAATTGTTCAAAATTCTGTAAAGACGCTAGGAGATGCGCAACTCAAAGAGTTTGTAGGTAGCTTGCAACAGTTACAGACAGGTGAGGGAATAGAGTCAATGATTTCATCAACTGGCAATACTCAACTCAAAAACTTACTAAAAGAGAATAAAAATTTATTTATATCTGCAAAATACTCAATTCGTGGAATTTTTGTGACTAATGCCAAGAAAGATTCAAATGCTGATAGTTTCTTAAAAACAGCTTCAGAAGTAGACATCAAGTTAGAAGTGTGGGATAAACTACTAATTTCTAAAATGTATGTGCCAAGTGAAAAGGCAATTCCAGCAACTTCAGAAATTTCCTTTGACATTTTTGGCTTGGATTATTCTGAATACACGGTTGGAAATACTGCAAAAGTTGTAATTGCACCTGTTTCTGCTATTGATTTAGTTAAAATGGAGGGGATTGAAAATCAGCAAATTTTTGATTTGAATTTAAGAAAGGGACTGGGAAAGACTAAGGTTAATAAAGATATTTCTAAAAGCATATCTCAACCTTTAGAGCATAGTAATTTTCTGCTTTATCATAACGGGATAACTATTATTTGTGACAAGCTAGATACATCTCAGGAAGGAAAGGTTAAGGTGCAGGGATACTCAGTAGTTAATGGCTGCCAGACTGTATCGAGCCTCTATCAGAATAGACAGCAAGTTTCAAAGGATCTGAGAATATTAACTCGGATTATTCAAGTAAGTTCTACTAAATCGAAATTGATATCAAGAATTACATATAATAGTAATAACCAAAATGGTATAAAAGCACGAGATTTTAGATCAAATACACAAACTCAAGTTAGACTGCAAAATGAAATCAATCAAAATTATCCTGAATACTTCTATGAAATCAAACGTGGAGATAGTCCTGAAAAACGTAAAGTAATCGAAAATACTGTTGCAGGTCAAATTCTACTAGCATTTGATCTAAAGCGACCTTCATCTGTTCAAAGATATAGCAAAATTTTTGATGATTCACATCAAGAAATATTTGCTCGACCAGAGGTAACTGGAGGAAGAATTGTAGTTCTATTTGATTTATATGAAGAAATAGAAAAAGATTTAAAGAAAATTGAGCCAGCCTTATTTAGTGGTTATCAGATCACCAAATTCTTTCTTCTTTATTTACTCTCCGAGGTATTATCAACCGATGAAGTGGGAAAAGCTTTCTGTAATAAACCTGAAGATTTCTATCAAAATCCTACTCAAAAATATAATCTTTGGGAATGTATTCATACGATTCTCGGAGATTTGATTATTGATCTTAATGCAGAATTTCAGGAAGAAGGTGGAGAAAAATTTGACTTTAAAGCAACATTTAAAGCTCCTAAAACGCTTAATACTCTTGCTAAGAAAGTGATTGCCTCGCACAAAAAACTTATTGCGCGTCAACGTACTGAATCATTTACTCAGTTATGGAACAGGTTAAATAATCAAAATTCCTAG
- a CDS encoding TIGR03960 family B12-binding radical SAM protein gives MTAAVEQLITPEINRPARYLGNEQGTKHKPWDSATVRWVLTYPEIYEVGASNLGHVILYNILNAQPRQLCDRAYLPAPDLASKLRETDTPLFALENRRSVSDFDILGFSLSYELGATNILEMLDLAGIPLTWQERDKGDYPLIFAGGQTATSNPEPYADFFDFIALGDGEELLPEVGLIIEEGKKEGLSKNELLLDLAQVPGVYVPRFYAMQPDGTVHPTREDVPEKIIRRVARPMPAYSIGLVPYVETVHDRLSVEIRRGCTRGCRFCQPGMLTRPAHDVEPEQVVETIEKGIRETGYNEFSLLSLSCSDYLSLPAVGMEVKNRLQDENISLSLPSQRVDRFDENIANIIGGNRKSGLTFAPEAGTQRMRDVINKGLTNEELLRGVKTAFEQGWDKVKLYFMIGLPGETDADVIGIAETIRWLRQECRLKGRKRLDFNVTISNFTPKPHTPFQWHSVSTSEFIRKQDLLRDEFRRMKGVKVNFTDVRISAMEDFVGRGDRRLVPVVRRAWELGAGMDAWWESLEKAYNAWETAIADAGLDWKYRQVENGEWDWETMASGTQNDRLDAPLPWDHMDTGIDKNWLKEDLKRALEAATVPDCSYAGCSHCGVCGIDFGHNIVVEPPEIPTFEGHFQPDQTREQRVRVRFSKEGEMRLVSHLDLVRLFDRAVRRAKLPISFTGGYHPGPRISIANALSLGMSSSGEIVDFDLKETYALDAFEKQLSEQLPTGIHIESVESVSLKNSATSLLEKAEYFVTVEAPNPVSEAQWQDALQAMFNCEEILWEKTTKSGKKKTLNLRDRAFDFSFVEQLNEHTVKLRYLGSCRNDGTLLNPEHFVYMLEQVTGMELQLNHAHRQQLILQDS, from the coding sequence ATGACAGCAGCAGTTGAGCAACTGATCACCCCAGAGATTAATCGACCCGCCCGCTATTTAGGGAATGAACAAGGCACAAAACACAAGCCTTGGGATAGCGCAACCGTGCGCTGGGTGTTGACCTATCCTGAAATCTACGAAGTGGGTGCATCCAACTTGGGTCATGTGATTTTATACAATATTCTCAATGCTCAACCGCGACAACTGTGCGATCGCGCTTATCTGCCAGCACCGGATCTCGCTTCCAAACTGCGGGAAACCGACACGCCGTTATTTGCCTTGGAAAATCGTCGGTCAGTTAGTGACTTCGATATTTTAGGGTTTAGTCTCAGTTATGAACTGGGGGCAACCAATATCCTTGAAATGCTCGATCTGGCTGGGATTCCCCTCACCTGGCAAGAACGAGACAAGGGCGATTATCCCCTCATTTTCGCCGGTGGACAAACGGCAACCTCGAACCCTGAACCTTATGCGGACTTTTTTGATTTTATTGCCCTTGGGGATGGCGAAGAACTCCTCCCAGAAGTGGGGCTGATTATTGAAGAAGGGAAAAAAGAAGGACTGAGTAAAAACGAATTACTCCTCGATTTAGCGCAAGTTCCTGGCGTTTATGTGCCACGGTTCTACGCAATGCAACCAGATGGAACGGTACACCCCACACGCGAGGATGTTCCAGAGAAAATTATCCGGCGGGTGGCGCGACCGATGCCGGCTTATTCCATTGGTTTAGTGCCTTATGTAGAAACCGTTCATGATCGCCTCAGTGTCGAAATTAGACGGGGTTGTACTCGGGGCTGTCGCTTCTGTCAACCGGGAATGCTGACTCGTCCGGCGCATGATGTAGAACCGGAACAGGTGGTGGAAACCATCGAGAAAGGTATCCGCGAAACGGGCTACAATGAGTTTTCCTTGCTATCTCTCAGTTGTTCTGACTATCTTTCCCTCCCAGCAGTGGGGATGGAAGTGAAAAACCGCCTCCAAGATGAAAATATTTCCCTCTCGCTTCCCAGTCAACGGGTAGATCGTTTTGATGAAAACATTGCTAACATCATCGGTGGAAACCGCAAAAGTGGTTTGACGTTCGCACCAGAAGCGGGAACACAACGGATGCGCGATGTCATCAATAAAGGGTTAACCAACGAAGAACTCTTGCGCGGGGTGAAAACTGCCTTTGAACAAGGTTGGGATAAGGTCAAACTCTACTTTATGATTGGTTTACCCGGTGAAACTGATGCCGATGTCATTGGTATTGCCGAAACCATTCGTTGGCTGCGTCAAGAATGTCGGCTGAAAGGACGCAAACGCCTCGACTTTAATGTCACTATTTCCAACTTTACTCCGAAACCGCACACGCCGTTCCAGTGGCATTCTGTCTCAACTTCTGAGTTTATCCGGAAACAAGATTTACTCCGCGATGAGTTTCGCCGGATGAAAGGGGTGAAAGTCAACTTTACCGACGTTCGCATCTCGGCGATGGAAGATTTTGTCGGACGCGGCGATCGCCGCTTGGTTCCTGTGGTTCGTCGCGCTTGGGAACTCGGCGCTGGTATGGATGCTTGGTGGGAAAGTTTAGAAAAAGCCTACAATGCTTGGGAAACTGCCATTGCCGATGCCGGTTTAGACTGGAAATATCGCCAAGTGGAGAATGGCGAATGGGATTGGGAAACCATGGCGAGTGGGACGCAAAATGACCGCTTAGATGCGCCTCTGCCTTGGGATCATATGGATACCGGAATTGATAAAAACTGGCTGAAAGAGGACTTAAAACGCGCCTTAGAAGCAGCCACGGTTCCCGATTGTTCCTATGCCGGTTGTTCCCATTGTGGGGTCTGCGGGATTGATTTTGGTCATAATATTGTGGTTGAACCGCCAGAAATCCCCACCTTTGAAGGACATTTTCAACCGGATCAAACCCGAGAACAACGGGTTCGGGTGCGCTTTAGTAAGGAAGGGGAAATGCGCCTTGTTAGTCATTTAGATTTAGTGCGTCTGTTTGATCGCGCTGTGCGACGGGCCAAACTGCCTATTTCTTTCACCGGTGGTTATCATCCCGGACCTCGGATTAGTATTGCGAATGCCCTTTCTTTAGGGATGAGTAGTAGTGGCGAAATCGTGGATTTTGATCTCAAAGAAACCTATGCTTTAGACGCATTTGAGAAACAACTTTCCGAACAACTTCCCACTGGCATTCATATCGAGTCGGTAGAATCGGTCAGCCTGAAAAATTCCGCAACTAGCTTATTAGAAAAAGCGGAATATTTCGTCACCGTAGAAGCCCCTAATCCAGTTTCGGAAGCACAATGGCAAGACGCTTTACAAGCAATGTTTAACTGTGAGGAAATCTTGTGGGAGAAGACAACAAAATCGGGGAAAAAGAAAACTTTAAATCTGCGCGATCGCGCGTTTGATTTCTCTTTCGTTGAACAACTGAATGAACACACGGTAAAACTGCGTTATCTGGGAAGTTGTCGTAATGACGGAACCCTCCTCAACCCCGAACACTTTGTCTATATGCTAGAACAAGTAACCGGAATGGAATTGCAATTAAATCATGCCCATCGTCAGCAGTTAATCTTGCAAGACTCATAA
- a CDS encoding calcium-binding protein, with amino-acid sequence MSTQIRDFFVFVVGSTGDDTLEGGDSNDLIIGRLGDDLLQGEAGDDALNGGEGNDILEGGDGDDLLNGQAGNDELLGGAGDDELNGDEGTDNLFGDAGADELNGGDDSDLLVAGGGDDTAAGGDGDDSLIGGLGADLLQGEAGDDALNGGEGNDILEGGDGDDLLNGQAGNDELLGGAGDDELNGDEGTDNLFGDAGADELNGGDDSDLLVAGGGDDTAAGGDGDDSLIGGLGADLLQGEAGDDALNGGEGNDILEGGDGDDLLNGQAGNDELFGGAGEDTLEGGDGQDTFILSTTSEGTDTIEDFQLGEDQFQFSGAIEQLSLQQQDSDTLLNLDGETLAVLSGVQSSTIETTSTIFTLT; translated from the coding sequence ATGAGTACACAGATTCGTGATTTTTTTGTTTTTGTAGTTGGAAGTACAGGTGACGATACTCTAGAAGGGGGAGATAGTAATGATCTAATTATCGGCAGACTAGGGGATGACTTGCTGCAAGGGGAAGCAGGTGACGATGCCCTCAATGGCGGTGAAGGCAATGACATCCTAGAAGGAGGCGACGGCGACGACCTCCTCAACGGTCAAGCTGGGAATGATGAACTCCTCGGCGGGGCTGGTGACGATGAACTCAATGGCGATGAAGGCACCGATAACCTGTTTGGCGATGCTGGGGCCGATGAACTCAATGGTGGTGACGACAGTGACTTGCTCGTGGCTGGCGGTGGCGATGACACAGCTGCCGGTGGCGACGGGGATGATAGCCTCATTGGCGGTCTCGGAGCCGACTTGCTGCAAGGAGAAGCAGGTGACGATGCCCTCAATGGCGGTGAAGGCAATGACATCCTAGAAGGAGGCGACGGCGACGACCTCCTCAACGGTCAAGCTGGGAATGATGAACTCCTTGGCGGGGCTGGTGACGATGAACTCAATGGCGATGAAGGCACCGATAACCTGTTTGGCGATGCTGGGGCCGATGAACTCAATGGTGGTGACGACAGTGACTTGCTCGTGGCTGGCGGTGGCGATGACACAGCTGCCGGTGGCGACGGGGATGATAGCCTCATTGGCGGTCTCGGAGCCGACTTGCTGCAAGGGGAAGCAGGTGACGATGCCCTCAATGGCGGTGAAGGCAATGACATCTTAGAAGGGGGCGACGGCGACGACCTCCTCAACGGTCAAGCCGGTAATGATGAACTTTTCGGCGGGGCTGGTGAGGATACCCTCGAAGGAGGCGATGGTCAAGATACCTTCATCCTATCAACCACAAGTGAAGGGACTGACACGATTGAAGACTTTCAACTTGGCGAAGATCAATTTCAGTTCTCGGGCGCTATAGAGCAGCTTTCTCTTCAACAACAAGATAGCGATACTCTACTTAACTTAGATGGTGAAACATTAGCTGTCTTGTCAGGAGTCCAGTCCAGCACGATTGAAACAACTTCAACAATATTCACGTTGACCTAA
- a CDS encoding DUF433 domain-containing protein → MSQALVNIGSLITTSPNIQSGRPIIAGTGTSVRRIVTLYKQGNSADEIVADKPYLNLAQVHAALAYYYANQQIIDQDLDTEATEYERLASRLS, encoded by the coding sequence ATGTCTCAAGCTCTGGTTAATATTGGTAGCTTAATTACTACCTCCCCTAATATTCAAAGCGGTCGCCCAATTATTGCGGGGACTGGAACCTCTGTTCGGCGCATTGTTACCCTCTATAAGCAAGGTAATAGTGCTGATGAAATTGTGGCAGATAAGCCTTATTTAAACCTAGCTCAAGTCCACGCAGCACTAGCTTACTATTATGCCAATCAGCAAATCATAGACCAAGATTTAGATACAGAGGCAACCGAGTACGAAAGATTAGCCTCTCGATTATCCTAG
- the queF gene encoding NADPH-dependent 7-cyano-7-deazaguanine reductase QueF: protein MAENSTNTPEMKYGERAIAEGELITFPNPRPGRRYKVDVSLPEFTCKCPFSGYPDFATINISYMPDQSVVELKAIKLYINSYRDRYISHEEAVNQILDDFVAACNPLEATVTGDFSPRGNVHTVVEVHHQQPRV from the coding sequence ATGGCAGAAAACTCAACGAACACTCCTGAAATGAAATATGGGGAACGAGCAATTGCGGAAGGAGAGTTGATTACGTTTCCCAATCCTCGTCCTGGACGACGCTATAAGGTTGACGTTAGTCTTCCTGAGTTTACCTGTAAGTGTCCTTTCTCTGGCTATCCTGATTTTGCCACGATTAATATTAGCTATATGCCAGACCAGTCAGTGGTTGAGTTGAAGGCGATTAAACTTTATATTAATAGCTATCGTGATCGCTACATTTCTCACGAAGAAGCAGTTAACCAAATTTTAGATGATTTTGTCGCAGCTTGTAATCCTTTGGAGGCGACAGTAACCGGTGATTTTTCGCCACGGGGCAATGTCCACACCGTTGTGGAAGTGCATCATCAGCAACCTCGGGTTTGA